Proteins co-encoded in one Capsicum annuum cultivar UCD-10X-F1 chromosome 9, UCD10Xv1.1, whole genome shotgun sequence genomic window:
- the LOC107843030 gene encoding probable LRR receptor-like serine/threonine-protein kinase At1g67720 isoform X4, producing the protein MGSRIFSLCIWFTVLLILNGSQAQPGFVSLDCGGKDDFTDELGLKWVPDSQMISGDIANISVANETRTQYMALRYFPADNRKYCYTLDVIPRNRYLVRATFLYGNFDKNNVYPKFDISLGTTHWATIVISDANTMEYQEVIFLAKEPSVSVCLSNATTGQPFISTLELRHFNGSIYMTDYENDFFMSVSARINFGAESDDPVRYPDDPFDRLWESDTIKKANYLVDVAAGTERVSTKMPIDVNTVNGEMPPQKAMQTAVVGRNGSLTYRLNLDGFPGFGWAFTYFAEIEDLDPSDSRKFRLFLPGAPEINKLVVNIQENAHGKYRLYEPGYFNLSLPFVLSFRFGKTSDSTMGPLLNAMEINRYVKRTEGSLDGPVISSLISHYGSSSWANEGGDPCLPVPWSWIRCDSDIRPRITSIKLSGLNLTGNIPSELTKLSGLIELWLDGNSLTGPIPDFSGCPDLQIIHLENNQLSGQLPSTLEGLANLKELYVQNNMLGGSVPSGLLDNGVILNYTGNVNLRKGESSRSRRKIIIGSSVGASALLLATIVSCILLQKGKKSSPKKGRVELNLPPQRFVSSLGDPATEAAHCFTLAELEEATKDFEKKVGSGGFGVVYYGKLKDGKEIAVKVLTNNSFQGKREFSNEVALLSRIHHRNLVQFLGFCQEDGKSILVYEFMHNGTLKEHLYGPQIPDRSINWIRRLEIAEDSAKGIEYLHTGCVPSIIHRDVKTSNILLDKNMRAKVSDFGLSKLAVDGASHVSSIVRGTVGYLDPEYYISQQLTDKSDVYSFGVILLELISGQEAISNEKFGVNCRNIVQWAKLHIESGDIQGIIDPALHNDYDIQSIWKIAEKALMCVQPHGSMRPSISEVIKEIQDAISIERGAEAVREGSSDDISRHSMHSSLHTGSMDLGASDHYLSIDESITKPTAR; encoded by the exons GTTTTGTAAGTTTAGATTGTGGAGGCAAAGACGACTTCACTGATGAACTTGGTCTCAAATGGGTTCCTGATAGTCAAATGATTAGCGGAGATATAGCTAATATCTCTGTTGCAAATGAGACGAGGACACAATATATGGCCTTGAGATACTTTCCAGCTGATAACAGAAAGTATTGCTATACGCTTGATGTGATTCCCAGAAACAGGTACCTTGTAAGAGCAACTTTTCTATATGGAAACTTTGATAAGAACAATGTTTACCCAAAGTTTGACATCTCACTTGGGACAACTCATTGGGCTACAATAGTTATTTCTGATGCTAATACAATGGAGTACCAAGAGGTAATATTTCTAGCCAAGGAACCTTCAGTAAGTGTCTGTTTATCCAATGCAACCACTGGGCAGCCTTTCATTTCAACACTTGAGCTCCGACATTTTAATGGTTCGATATATATGACTGATTACGAGAATGATTTTTTCATGAGCGTCTCTGCAAGGATAAATTTTGGTGCAGAGAGTGATGATCCTGTCAG GTACCCTGATGACCCATTTGATAGACTCTGGGAGTCTGACACCATAAAAAAAGCCAATTATCTTGTTGATGTTGCTGCTGGTACTGAAAGAGTTTCAACCAAAATGCCAATTGATGTGAACACTGTAAATGGTGAGATGCCACCTCAGAAAGCAATGCAGACTGCTGTAGTAGGACGAAATGGCTCGTTAACTTATCGTCTGAATCTTGATGGTTTCCCTGGTTTTGGTTGGGCATTTACTTATTTTGCTGAAATTGAGGATCTGGATCCCAGTGATAGTAGGAAATTCCGGTTGTTCCTACCTGGAGCTCCGGAAATCAACAAGCTTGTTGTTAATATCCAAGAGAATGCCCACGGGAAATATCGTCTATATGAGCCAGGCTATTTCAACTTATCCTTACCCTTTGTGTTATCTTTTCGTTTCGGAAAGACTTCTGACTCCACCATGGGGCCTCTCTTGAATGCTATGGAAATAAACAGATATGTGAAGAGAACTGAGGGCTCTTTAGATG GACCAGTTATTTCCAGTTTAATCTCTCATTACGGTTCTTCCAGTTGGGCAAACGAAGGTGGTGACCCATGCTTACCGGTCCCATGGTCCTGGATCCGTTGTGACTCAGATATCAGaccaagaataacatcaat TAAATTGTCTGGCCTAAATTTGACTGGAAATATTCCGTCGGAGTTGACAAAATTGAGCGGCTTAATTGAGCT CTGGCTGGATGGGAATTCACTGACTGGTCCAATACCCGATTTTAGTGGATGTCCTGACTTACAGATAAT ACATCTTGAGAACAATCAGTTGAGTGGACAGCTTCCTTCTACCTTAGAAGGCCTAGCAAATCTGAAAGAACT GTACGTGCAGAACAACATGCTAGGCGGAAGTGTGCCATCTGGTCTTCTCGATAACGGTGTGATTTTGAA CTATACTGGAAATGTTAATCTTCGCAAAGGAGAAAGCAGTCGCAGCCGTAGGAAAATCATTATTGGATCATCAGTGGGGGCTTCTGCTCTTCTTCTTGCTACTATTGTCTCTTGCATACTActgcaaaaaggaaaaaaaagctCTCCGAAGAAAG GCCGCGTTGAACTGAATTTACCTCCTCAAAGGTTTGTCTCTTCCTTGGGAGATCCCGCAACAGAAGCAGCACACTGTTTTACATTAGCTGAACTTGAAGAAGCGACCAAGGACTTTGAAAAAAAGGTTGGATCAGGGGGATTTGGAGTTGTATACTATGGGAAATTGAAGGACGGAAAGGAAATTGCTGTCAAAGTTCTTACAAATAATTCCTTTCAGGGGAAGCGAGAGTTCTCAAATGAG GTCGCTCTGCTTTCAAGAATACATCACAGAAACCTTGTACAGTTTCTGGGATTTTGCCAGGAAGACGGGAAGAGTATCCTTGTGTACGAATTCATGCATAATGGAACTCTTAAAGAACACCTCTATG GTCCTCAAATACCTGATCGAAGTATTAACTGGATCAGGCGCCTTGAGATTGCTGAAGATTCCGCAAAAG GGATCGAATATCTTCACACGGGATGTGTCCCATCCATCATCCACAGAGATGTGAAAACTAGCAATATTCTACTTGACAAGAATATGAGAGCAAAGGTTTCAGATTTTGGTCTCTCCAAACTTGCAGTAGATGGAGCCTCTCATGTGTCAAGCATAGTCCGCGGAACTGTTGGATATCTGGATCCAGA ATATTACATTTCCCAGCAGTTGACGGACAAAAGTGATGTTTACAGTTTTGGCGTCATTCTCTTGGAGTTAATATCTGGTCAAGAAGCAATATCTAATGAAAAATTTGGTGTCAATTGCCGTAATATAGTCCAATGG GCGAAACTACACATTGAAAGTGGGGACATTCAAGGCATTATCGACCCCGCTTTACACAATGACTATGACATCCAGTCAATTTGGAAGATAGCTGAGAAAGCTTTGATGTGTGTCCAACCTCATGGGAGCATGAGACCGTCGATCTCAGAAGTTATCAAGGAAATCCAGGATGCCATTTCAATAGAAAGAGGGGCAGAAGCAGTAAGGGAAGGTAGTTCAGATGACATATCCAGGCATTCGATGCATTCCTCCCTACATACTGGTTCAATGGACCTAGGTGCAAGTGACCATTACTTGTCCATTGATGAATCTATCACAAAACCAACAGCTCGATAA
- the LOC107843030 gene encoding probable LRR receptor-like serine/threonine-protein kinase At1g67720 isoform X2, protein MGSRIFSLCIWFTVLLILNGSQAQPGACGFILENMIDDVAILNPALPEPTCGITLGFVSLDCGGKDDFTDELGLKWVPDSQMISGDIANISVANETRTQYMALRYFPADNRKYCYTLDVIPRNRYLVRATFLYGNFDKNNVYPKFDISLGTTHWATIVISDANTMEYQEVIFLAKEPSVSVCLSNATTGQPFISTLELRHFNGSIYMTDYENDFFMSVSARINFGAESDDPVRYPDDPFDRLWESDTIKKANYLVDVAAGTERVSTKMPIDVNTVNGEMPPQKAMQTAVVGRNGSLTYRLNLDGFPGFGWAFTYFAEIEDLDPSDSRKFRLFLPGAPEINKLVVNIQENAHGKYRLYEPGYFNLSLPFVLSFRFGKTSDSTMGPLLNAMEINRYVKRTEGSLDGPVISSLISHYGSSSWANEGGDPCLPVPWSWIRCDSDIRPRITSIKLSGLNLTGNIPSELTKLSGLIELWLDGNSLTGPIPDFSGCPDLQIIHLENNQLSGQLPSTLEGLANLKELYVQNNMLGGSVPSGLLDNGVILNYTGNVNLRKGESSRSRRKIIIGSSVGASALLLATIVSCILLQKGKKSSPKKGRVELNLPPQRFVSSLGDPATEAAHCFTLAELEEATKDFEKKVGSGGFGVVYYGKLKDGKEIAVKVLTNNSFQGKREFSNEVALLSRIHHRNLVQFLGFCQEDGKSILVYEFMHNGTLKEHLYGPQIPDRSINWIRRLEIAEDSAKGIEYLHTGCVPSIIHRDVKTSNILLDKNMRAKVSDFGLSKLAVDGASHVSSIVRGTVGYLDPEYYISQQLTDKSDVYSFGVILLELISGQEAISNEKFGVNCRNIVQWAKLHIESGDIQGIIDPALHNDYDIQSIWKIAEKALMCVQPHGSMRPSISEVIKEIQDAISIERGAEAVREGSSDDISRHSMHSSLHTGSMDLGASDHYLSIDESITKPTAR, encoded by the exons GTGCTTGTGGCTtcattcttgaaaatatgatCGATGATGTTGCCATTTTAAATCCTGCCCTCCCAGagcccacttgtgggattacactgg GTTTTGTAAGTTTAGATTGTGGAGGCAAAGACGACTTCACTGATGAACTTGGTCTCAAATGGGTTCCTGATAGTCAAATGATTAGCGGAGATATAGCTAATATCTCTGTTGCAAATGAGACGAGGACACAATATATGGCCTTGAGATACTTTCCAGCTGATAACAGAAAGTATTGCTATACGCTTGATGTGATTCCCAGAAACAGGTACCTTGTAAGAGCAACTTTTCTATATGGAAACTTTGATAAGAACAATGTTTACCCAAAGTTTGACATCTCACTTGGGACAACTCATTGGGCTACAATAGTTATTTCTGATGCTAATACAATGGAGTACCAAGAGGTAATATTTCTAGCCAAGGAACCTTCAGTAAGTGTCTGTTTATCCAATGCAACCACTGGGCAGCCTTTCATTTCAACACTTGAGCTCCGACATTTTAATGGTTCGATATATATGACTGATTACGAGAATGATTTTTTCATGAGCGTCTCTGCAAGGATAAATTTTGGTGCAGAGAGTGATGATCCTGTCAG GTACCCTGATGACCCATTTGATAGACTCTGGGAGTCTGACACCATAAAAAAAGCCAATTATCTTGTTGATGTTGCTGCTGGTACTGAAAGAGTTTCAACCAAAATGCCAATTGATGTGAACACTGTAAATGGTGAGATGCCACCTCAGAAAGCAATGCAGACTGCTGTAGTAGGACGAAATGGCTCGTTAACTTATCGTCTGAATCTTGATGGTTTCCCTGGTTTTGGTTGGGCATTTACTTATTTTGCTGAAATTGAGGATCTGGATCCCAGTGATAGTAGGAAATTCCGGTTGTTCCTACCTGGAGCTCCGGAAATCAACAAGCTTGTTGTTAATATCCAAGAGAATGCCCACGGGAAATATCGTCTATATGAGCCAGGCTATTTCAACTTATCCTTACCCTTTGTGTTATCTTTTCGTTTCGGAAAGACTTCTGACTCCACCATGGGGCCTCTCTTGAATGCTATGGAAATAAACAGATATGTGAAGAGAACTGAGGGCTCTTTAGATG GACCAGTTATTTCCAGTTTAATCTCTCATTACGGTTCTTCCAGTTGGGCAAACGAAGGTGGTGACCCATGCTTACCGGTCCCATGGTCCTGGATCCGTTGTGACTCAGATATCAGaccaagaataacatcaat TAAATTGTCTGGCCTAAATTTGACTGGAAATATTCCGTCGGAGTTGACAAAATTGAGCGGCTTAATTGAGCT CTGGCTGGATGGGAATTCACTGACTGGTCCAATACCCGATTTTAGTGGATGTCCTGACTTACAGATAAT ACATCTTGAGAACAATCAGTTGAGTGGACAGCTTCCTTCTACCTTAGAAGGCCTAGCAAATCTGAAAGAACT GTACGTGCAGAACAACATGCTAGGCGGAAGTGTGCCATCTGGTCTTCTCGATAACGGTGTGATTTTGAA CTATACTGGAAATGTTAATCTTCGCAAAGGAGAAAGCAGTCGCAGCCGTAGGAAAATCATTATTGGATCATCAGTGGGGGCTTCTGCTCTTCTTCTTGCTACTATTGTCTCTTGCATACTActgcaaaaaggaaaaaaaagctCTCCGAAGAAAG GCCGCGTTGAACTGAATTTACCTCCTCAAAGGTTTGTCTCTTCCTTGGGAGATCCCGCAACAGAAGCAGCACACTGTTTTACATTAGCTGAACTTGAAGAAGCGACCAAGGACTTTGAAAAAAAGGTTGGATCAGGGGGATTTGGAGTTGTATACTATGGGAAATTGAAGGACGGAAAGGAAATTGCTGTCAAAGTTCTTACAAATAATTCCTTTCAGGGGAAGCGAGAGTTCTCAAATGAG GTCGCTCTGCTTTCAAGAATACATCACAGAAACCTTGTACAGTTTCTGGGATTTTGCCAGGAAGACGGGAAGAGTATCCTTGTGTACGAATTCATGCATAATGGAACTCTTAAAGAACACCTCTATG GTCCTCAAATACCTGATCGAAGTATTAACTGGATCAGGCGCCTTGAGATTGCTGAAGATTCCGCAAAAG GGATCGAATATCTTCACACGGGATGTGTCCCATCCATCATCCACAGAGATGTGAAAACTAGCAATATTCTACTTGACAAGAATATGAGAGCAAAGGTTTCAGATTTTGGTCTCTCCAAACTTGCAGTAGATGGAGCCTCTCATGTGTCAAGCATAGTCCGCGGAACTGTTGGATATCTGGATCCAGA ATATTACATTTCCCAGCAGTTGACGGACAAAAGTGATGTTTACAGTTTTGGCGTCATTCTCTTGGAGTTAATATCTGGTCAAGAAGCAATATCTAATGAAAAATTTGGTGTCAATTGCCGTAATATAGTCCAATGG GCGAAACTACACATTGAAAGTGGGGACATTCAAGGCATTATCGACCCCGCTTTACACAATGACTATGACATCCAGTCAATTTGGAAGATAGCTGAGAAAGCTTTGATGTGTGTCCAACCTCATGGGAGCATGAGACCGTCGATCTCAGAAGTTATCAAGGAAATCCAGGATGCCATTTCAATAGAAAGAGGGGCAGAAGCAGTAAGGGAAGGTAGTTCAGATGACATATCCAGGCATTCGATGCATTCCTCCCTACATACTGGTTCAATGGACCTAGGTGCAAGTGACCATTACTTGTCCATTGATGAATCTATCACAAAACCAACAGCTCGATAA
- the LOC107843030 gene encoding probable LRR receptor-like serine/threonine-protein kinase At1g67720 isoform X1 has product MGSRIFSLCIWFTVLLILNGSQAQPGACGFILENMIDDVAILNPALPEPTCGITLGFVSLDCGGKDDFTDELGLKWVPDSQMISGDIANISVANETRTQYMALRYFPADNRKYCYTLDVIPRNRYLVRATFLYGNFDKNNVYPKFDISLGTTHWATIVISDANTMEYQEVIFLAKEPSVSVCLSNATTGQPFISTLELRHFNGSIYMTDYENDFFMSVSARINFGAESDDPVRYPDDPFDRLWESDTIKKANYLVDVAAGTERVSTKMPIDVNTVNGEMPPQKAMQTAVVGRNGSLTYRLNLDGFPGFGWAFTYFAEIEDLDPSDSRKFRLFLPGAPEINKLVVNIQENAHGKYRLYEPGYFNLSLPFVLSFRFGKTSDSTMGPLLNAMEINRYVKRTEGSLDGPVISSLISHYGSSSWANEGGDPCLPVPWSWIRCDSDIRPRITSIKLSGLNLTGNIPSELTKLSGLIELWLDGNSLTGPIPDFSGCPDLQIIHLENNQLSGQLPSTLEGLANLKELYVQNNMLGGSVPSGLLDNGVILNYTGNVNLRKGESSRSRRKIIIGSSVGASALLLATIVSCILLQKGKKSSPKKGRVELNLPPQRFVSSLGDPATEAAHCFTLAELEEATKDFEKKVGSGGFGVVYYGKLKDGKEIAVKVLTNNSFQGKREFSNEVALLSRIHHRNLVQFLGFCQEDGKSILVYEFMHNGTLKEHLYAGPQIPDRSINWIRRLEIAEDSAKGIEYLHTGCVPSIIHRDVKTSNILLDKNMRAKVSDFGLSKLAVDGASHVSSIVRGTVGYLDPEYYISQQLTDKSDVYSFGVILLELISGQEAISNEKFGVNCRNIVQWAKLHIESGDIQGIIDPALHNDYDIQSIWKIAEKALMCVQPHGSMRPSISEVIKEIQDAISIERGAEAVREGSSDDISRHSMHSSLHTGSMDLGASDHYLSIDESITKPTAR; this is encoded by the exons GTGCTTGTGGCTtcattcttgaaaatatgatCGATGATGTTGCCATTTTAAATCCTGCCCTCCCAGagcccacttgtgggattacactgg GTTTTGTAAGTTTAGATTGTGGAGGCAAAGACGACTTCACTGATGAACTTGGTCTCAAATGGGTTCCTGATAGTCAAATGATTAGCGGAGATATAGCTAATATCTCTGTTGCAAATGAGACGAGGACACAATATATGGCCTTGAGATACTTTCCAGCTGATAACAGAAAGTATTGCTATACGCTTGATGTGATTCCCAGAAACAGGTACCTTGTAAGAGCAACTTTTCTATATGGAAACTTTGATAAGAACAATGTTTACCCAAAGTTTGACATCTCACTTGGGACAACTCATTGGGCTACAATAGTTATTTCTGATGCTAATACAATGGAGTACCAAGAGGTAATATTTCTAGCCAAGGAACCTTCAGTAAGTGTCTGTTTATCCAATGCAACCACTGGGCAGCCTTTCATTTCAACACTTGAGCTCCGACATTTTAATGGTTCGATATATATGACTGATTACGAGAATGATTTTTTCATGAGCGTCTCTGCAAGGATAAATTTTGGTGCAGAGAGTGATGATCCTGTCAG GTACCCTGATGACCCATTTGATAGACTCTGGGAGTCTGACACCATAAAAAAAGCCAATTATCTTGTTGATGTTGCTGCTGGTACTGAAAGAGTTTCAACCAAAATGCCAATTGATGTGAACACTGTAAATGGTGAGATGCCACCTCAGAAAGCAATGCAGACTGCTGTAGTAGGACGAAATGGCTCGTTAACTTATCGTCTGAATCTTGATGGTTTCCCTGGTTTTGGTTGGGCATTTACTTATTTTGCTGAAATTGAGGATCTGGATCCCAGTGATAGTAGGAAATTCCGGTTGTTCCTACCTGGAGCTCCGGAAATCAACAAGCTTGTTGTTAATATCCAAGAGAATGCCCACGGGAAATATCGTCTATATGAGCCAGGCTATTTCAACTTATCCTTACCCTTTGTGTTATCTTTTCGTTTCGGAAAGACTTCTGACTCCACCATGGGGCCTCTCTTGAATGCTATGGAAATAAACAGATATGTGAAGAGAACTGAGGGCTCTTTAGATG GACCAGTTATTTCCAGTTTAATCTCTCATTACGGTTCTTCCAGTTGGGCAAACGAAGGTGGTGACCCATGCTTACCGGTCCCATGGTCCTGGATCCGTTGTGACTCAGATATCAGaccaagaataacatcaat TAAATTGTCTGGCCTAAATTTGACTGGAAATATTCCGTCGGAGTTGACAAAATTGAGCGGCTTAATTGAGCT CTGGCTGGATGGGAATTCACTGACTGGTCCAATACCCGATTTTAGTGGATGTCCTGACTTACAGATAAT ACATCTTGAGAACAATCAGTTGAGTGGACAGCTTCCTTCTACCTTAGAAGGCCTAGCAAATCTGAAAGAACT GTACGTGCAGAACAACATGCTAGGCGGAAGTGTGCCATCTGGTCTTCTCGATAACGGTGTGATTTTGAA CTATACTGGAAATGTTAATCTTCGCAAAGGAGAAAGCAGTCGCAGCCGTAGGAAAATCATTATTGGATCATCAGTGGGGGCTTCTGCTCTTCTTCTTGCTACTATTGTCTCTTGCATACTActgcaaaaaggaaaaaaaagctCTCCGAAGAAAG GCCGCGTTGAACTGAATTTACCTCCTCAAAGGTTTGTCTCTTCCTTGGGAGATCCCGCAACAGAAGCAGCACACTGTTTTACATTAGCTGAACTTGAAGAAGCGACCAAGGACTTTGAAAAAAAGGTTGGATCAGGGGGATTTGGAGTTGTATACTATGGGAAATTGAAGGACGGAAAGGAAATTGCTGTCAAAGTTCTTACAAATAATTCCTTTCAGGGGAAGCGAGAGTTCTCAAATGAG GTCGCTCTGCTTTCAAGAATACATCACAGAAACCTTGTACAGTTTCTGGGATTTTGCCAGGAAGACGGGAAGAGTATCCTTGTGTACGAATTCATGCATAATGGAACTCTTAAAGAACACCTCTATG CAGGTCCTCAAATACCTGATCGAAGTATTAACTGGATCAGGCGCCTTGAGATTGCTGAAGATTCCGCAAAAG GGATCGAATATCTTCACACGGGATGTGTCCCATCCATCATCCACAGAGATGTGAAAACTAGCAATATTCTACTTGACAAGAATATGAGAGCAAAGGTTTCAGATTTTGGTCTCTCCAAACTTGCAGTAGATGGAGCCTCTCATGTGTCAAGCATAGTCCGCGGAACTGTTGGATATCTGGATCCAGA ATATTACATTTCCCAGCAGTTGACGGACAAAAGTGATGTTTACAGTTTTGGCGTCATTCTCTTGGAGTTAATATCTGGTCAAGAAGCAATATCTAATGAAAAATTTGGTGTCAATTGCCGTAATATAGTCCAATGG GCGAAACTACACATTGAAAGTGGGGACATTCAAGGCATTATCGACCCCGCTTTACACAATGACTATGACATCCAGTCAATTTGGAAGATAGCTGAGAAAGCTTTGATGTGTGTCCAACCTCATGGGAGCATGAGACCGTCGATCTCAGAAGTTATCAAGGAAATCCAGGATGCCATTTCAATAGAAAGAGGGGCAGAAGCAGTAAGGGAAGGTAGTTCAGATGACATATCCAGGCATTCGATGCATTCCTCCCTACATACTGGTTCAATGGACCTAGGTGCAAGTGACCATTACTTGTCCATTGATGAATCTATCACAAAACCAACAGCTCGATAA